Proteins encoded within one genomic window of Gasterosteus aculeatus chromosome 18, fGasAcu3.hap1.1, whole genome shotgun sequence:
- the abracl gene encoding costars family protein ABRACL, with the protein MDVSHEITLLVQEIQRLGSKSADGQTKVKFGILFNDEHCANIFEALVGTLRAAKRRKLINFEGELLLQGVHDNVDIVLLQE; encoded by the exons ATGGATGTGTCTCATGAAATCACACTGCTGGTGCAGGAGATTCAGCGACTCGGCAGTAAAA GTGCCGATGGTCAGACCAAAGTGAAGTTCGGCATCTTATTTAATGACGAACACTGTGCCAACATCTTCGAGGCGCTGGTGGGCACCCTGAGGGCAGCCAAGAGAAGAAAGCTGATCAACTTCGAGGGGGAATTGCTCCTGCAGGGCGTCCACGACAACGTCGACATCGTGCTGCTCCAGGAATGA
- the heca gene encoding headcase protein homolog, which translates to MPNQKNNKGKKSKRTNSSGDEQENGVCAAATGGAAAAASAAAPRAERPGEGQCATPLCCTLARPIDLEKDDYQRVVCNNELCPYGNWMHLQCFYEWESSILVQFNCIGRARSWNEKQCRQNMWTKKGYDLAFRFCSCRCGQGHLKKDTDWYQVRRIHDERKKKPTERSRNGSSGGAAGPGDGLFDEPKRSKPPGAAGVGGGRLLHRASSQDLPRRQSMDRQNSSERGAAGGFPAGGPYSLGPPQRSPCDSPGQSPPTGFPFSPTAVFGAAAGLRGSRQLGEFFKPAVHMEPQRKHPLAGGAPGRGGCCPMGASGGGAHLDPGSVIPLPLPFALPLHHRLGSGGDGTHPHPVQFLRRLDLSELLTHVPRHKLNTYHVRMEDDAQAGQGEELRRFILSALSASQRNVVNCALCHRALPVFEQFPLVDGTLFLSPSRHDEIEYDVPCHLQGRLMHLYAVCVDCLEGVHKIVCIKCKSRWDGSWHQLGTMYTYDILAASPCCQARLNCKHCGKPVVDVRVGMQYFSEYSNVQQCPHCGNLDYHFVKPFSSYKVLEAY; encoded by the exons ATGCCCAACCAGAAGAACAAcaagggaaagaaaagcaaacgCACGAACAGCAGCGGAGATGAGCAGGAAAATGGAGTCTGCGCGGCGGCAACAGgaggcgcggcggcggcggcgtcggcCGCTGCACCCAGAGCCGAGCGCCCGGGTG AGGGCCAGTGTGCGACCCCCCTCTGCTGCACCTTGGCCCGCCCCATCGACCTGGAGAAGGACGACTACCAGCGGGTGGTCTGCAACAACGAGCTCTGCCCCTACGGCAACTGGATGCACCTGCAGTGTTTCTACGAGTGGGAGAGCTCCATCCTGGTCCAGTTCAACTGCATCGGGCGCGCGCGCTCCTGGAACGAGAAGCAGTGCAGGCAGAACATGTGGACCAAGAAGGGCTACGACCTGGCCTTCAGGTTCTGCTCGTGCCGCTGCGGCCAGGGGCACCTGAAGAAAGACACCGACTGGTATCAGGTGAGGCGCATCCACGACGAGCGCAAGAAGAAGCCGACGGAGAGGAGCAGGAACGGGTCGAGCGGGGGGGCCGCGGGGCCCGGGGACGGGCTCTTTGACGAGCCCAAGAGAAGCAAGCCGCCGGGGGCAGCGGGTGTCGGAGGAGGTAGGCTGCTCCACAGGGCCTCGAGTCAGGACCTGCCTCGGAGACAGTCGATGGACCGTCAGAACTCTTCGGAGAGGGGAGCGGCGGGAGGATTCCCAGCGGGGGGGCCCTATTCTCTGGGGCCCCCTCAGAGGTCACCGTGTGACTCCCCGGGACAGTCCCCACCCACCGGTTTCCCCTTCTCCCCCACCGCCGTCTTTGGGGCGGCAGCAGGACTGCGAGGTTCCCGTCAGCTGGGGGAGTTCTTCAAACCCGCCGTCCACATGGAGCCGCAGAGGAAGCACCCGCTGGCCGGAGGGGCTCCGGGCCGGGGGGGCTGCTGCCCGATGGGGGCCTCCGGCGGCGGAGCTCACCTGGACCCGGGGTCCGTGATCCCCCTGCCGCTGCCCTTCGCCCTCCCGCTCCACCACCGGCTGGGCTCCGGGGGCGACGGCACGCACCCCCACCCGGTGCAGTTCCTGCGGAGGCTGGACCTCTCGGAGCTGCTCACCCACGTCCCTCGACACAAACTCAACACTTACCACGTCCGCATGGAGGACGATGCCCAGGCGGGCCAGGGAGAGGAGCTGCGCAG GTTCATCCTGTCGGCCCTCAGCGCCAGCCAGAGGAACGTGGTCAACTGCGCGCTGTGCCACAGAGCGCTGCCCGTGTTTGAGCAGTTTCCTTTGGTGGACGGGACTCTGTTTCTCAGCCCTTCGCGCCACGACGAGATCGAGTACGATGTCCCCTGCCACCTTCAAG GCCGGTTAATGCACCTCTACGCCGTCTGCGTGGACTGTCTCGAAGGCGTCCACAAGATCGTCTGCATCAAGTGCAAGTCTCGCTGGGACGGGAGCTGGCACCAACTGGGCACAATGTACACCTACGATATACTGGCTGCTTCCCCGTGTTGTCAG GCTCGTCTCAACTGTAAGCACTGCGGGAAGCCGGTGGTGGACGTCCGAGTCGGGATGCAGTATTTCTCCGAGTACAGCAACGTCCAGCAGTGCCCTCACTGCGGCAACCTGGACTATCACTTCGTGAAGCCTTTCTCCTCCTACAAAGTACTCGAGGCTTATTGA